In the Podospora bellae-mahoneyi strain CBS 112042 chromosome 4, whole genome shotgun sequence genome, one interval contains:
- a CDS encoding hypothetical protein (EggNog:ENOG503NUQY; COG:T): MAAPSTPAATTDATSRQFLTNVEVPDWYTDSFIFSAHRPVTHSVKFSHLLHNLFSVPHFALPLAFLPRSMAADGLLVNNCRFIGCHRIHLGESVSSQSPRYRILRTMSFVVTGFSALAPITHAAVIFPYHQLDKQAGLRHYYIEEGIVLIGVVFYITRFPERWKPGIFDF, encoded by the exons ATGGCGGCTCCATCAACACCGGCAGCCACAACCGACGCAACATCAAGGCAATTTCTCACCAACGTAGAGGTACCAGACTGGTACACCGACTCCTTCATTTTCAGCGCCCACCGCCCCGTCACTCATTCCGTCAAGTTCAGTCATTTGCTTCACAATCTCTTCTCTGTACCACACTTTGCTCTGCCACTCGCGTTCTTACCACGATCTATG GCTGCAGACGGTCTATTGGTCAATA ATTGCCGGTTTATCGGTTGTCACAGGATTCATCTTGGTGAATCCGTATCTTCACAGTCACCGAGATATCGGATTTTGAGAACCATGAGCTTCGTAGTCACTGGTTTCTCGGCCCTTGCTCCAATAACTCACGCTGCTGTCATCTTCCCATATCACCAACTTGATAAGCAGGCTGGGTTGAGACACTACTACATCGAGGAAGGTATCGTCCTGATCGGCGTTGTGTTCTACATC ACTCGTTTCCCGGAAAGATGGAAGCCCGGAATATTTGATTTCTAG